The following are encoded in a window of Amaranthus tricolor cultivar Red isolate AtriRed21 chromosome 2, ASM2621246v1, whole genome shotgun sequence genomic DNA:
- the LOC130806489 gene encoding guanine nucleotide-binding protein subunit beta-2 isoform X1 encodes MAADAAKTDEKREKMSVAELKERHAAAIEQVNSLREQLKQRRRSLLDTDVASFAAAQGKTAVSFGQTDLVCCRTLQGHTGKVYSLDWTPEKNRIVSASQDGRLIVWNALTSQKTHAIKLPCAWVMTCAFSPTGQSVACGGLDSVCSIFNLNSTTDREGNLPVSKTLSGHKGYVSCCQYIPDEDTHLITSSGDQTCILWDTTTGLRTSVFGGEFQSGHTSDVLSISISRANSKMFVSGSCDSTARLWDTRVASRAVRTFYGHEGDVNTVKFFPDGNRFGTGSEDGTCRLFDIRTGHQLQVYYQPHSENEVPPVTTIAFSVSGRLLFAGYSNGDCYVWDTLLAKVVLNLGSLQNSHAGRISCLGLSVDGSALCTGSWDTNLKIWAFGGHRRVI; translated from the exons ATGGCGGCGGATGCTGCGAAGACGGatgagaagagagagaaaatgtcGGTTGCAGAGTTGAAGGAGCGTCATGCTGCTGCTATTGAGCAAGTTAATTCTCTTAGAGAACAATTGAAGCAACGTCGTCGTAGTCTTCTTGACACTGATG TTGCGAGTTTTGCGGCGGCGCAAGGAAAGACGGCAGTGAGTTTCGGACAGACGGATCTCGTGTGCTGTAGAACTTTGCAAGGTCATACTGGAAAG GTGTATTCTCTAGATTGGACCCCTGAGAAAAACCGAATTGTCAGTGCATCTCAAGATGGGAGGCTTATAGTTTGGAATGCCCTAACAAGTCAGAAGACTCATGCCATCAAATTGCCTTGTGCATGGGTGATGACATGTGCTTTCTCCCCTACTGGTCAATCAGTTGCCTGTGGAGGTCTGGATAGTGTTTGCTCAATATTCAACCTAAATTCGACCACTGATAGAGAAGGAAATCTTCCTGTTTCAAAAACTCTCAGTGGGCATAAGGGGTATGTATCTTGCTGTCAATACATTCCAGATGAAGACACCCATTTGATTACCAGTTCTGGTGATCAGACTTGCATTTTGTGGGATACGACTACTGGACTACGAACATCTGTGTTTGGAGGTGAATTTCAGTCTGGGCATACTTCTGATGTTTTGAG CATTTCAATAAGCAGAGCAAATAGTAAAATGTTTGTATCTGGTTCGTGTGATTCTACTGCCCGATTGTGGGATACTCGTGTTGCGAGTCGTGCTGTGCGGACATTTTACGGCCACGAGGGAGATGTAAATACTGTGAAGTTTTTCCCAGATGGTAACAGATTTGGCACTGGTTCAGAAGATGGCACATGCAGACTGTTTGATATTCGTACTGGGCATCAACTTCAGGTATACTACCAGCCGCATAGTGAAAATGAAGTTCCTCCCGTGACAACCATAGCTTTTTCCGTATCTGGAAGGCTTCTCTTTGCTGGGTATTCAAATGGTGATTGTTATGTTTGGGACACACTACTGGCAAAG GTGGTTCTAAATTTAGGATCACTTCAAAACTCACATGCTGGAAGAATCAGTTGTCTAGGACTGTCAGTTGATGGGAGCGCCCTATGCACTGGAAGTTGGGACACTAACTTAAAG ATTTGGGCTTTTGGAGGACACAGGCGGGTAATCTAA
- the LOC130806489 gene encoding guanine nucleotide-binding protein subunit beta-2 isoform X2, whose amino-acid sequence MAADAAKTDEKREKMSVAELKERHAAAIEQVNSLREQLKQRRRSLLDTDVASFAAAQGKTAVSFGQTDLVCCRTLQGHTGKVYSLDWTPEKNRIVSASQDGRLIVWNALTSQKTHAIKLPCAWVMTCAFSPTGQSVACGGLDSVCSIFNLNSTTDREGNLPVSKTLSGHKGYVSCCQYIPDEDTHLITSSGDQTCILWDTTTGLRTSVFGGEFQSGHTSDVLSISISRANSKMFVSGSCDSTARLWDTRVASRAVRTFYGHEGDVNTVKFFPDGNRFGTGSEDGTCRLFDIRTGHQLQVYYQPHSENEVPPVTTIAFSVSGRLLFAGYSNGDCYVWDTLLAKVQYQYNLYALYSMKTGGRNNVFACL is encoded by the exons ATGGCGGCGGATGCTGCGAAGACGGatgagaagagagagaaaatgtcGGTTGCAGAGTTGAAGGAGCGTCATGCTGCTGCTATTGAGCAAGTTAATTCTCTTAGAGAACAATTGAAGCAACGTCGTCGTAGTCTTCTTGACACTGATG TTGCGAGTTTTGCGGCGGCGCAAGGAAAGACGGCAGTGAGTTTCGGACAGACGGATCTCGTGTGCTGTAGAACTTTGCAAGGTCATACTGGAAAG GTGTATTCTCTAGATTGGACCCCTGAGAAAAACCGAATTGTCAGTGCATCTCAAGATGGGAGGCTTATAGTTTGGAATGCCCTAACAAGTCAGAAGACTCATGCCATCAAATTGCCTTGTGCATGGGTGATGACATGTGCTTTCTCCCCTACTGGTCAATCAGTTGCCTGTGGAGGTCTGGATAGTGTTTGCTCAATATTCAACCTAAATTCGACCACTGATAGAGAAGGAAATCTTCCTGTTTCAAAAACTCTCAGTGGGCATAAGGGGTATGTATCTTGCTGTCAATACATTCCAGATGAAGACACCCATTTGATTACCAGTTCTGGTGATCAGACTTGCATTTTGTGGGATACGACTACTGGACTACGAACATCTGTGTTTGGAGGTGAATTTCAGTCTGGGCATACTTCTGATGTTTTGAG CATTTCAATAAGCAGAGCAAATAGTAAAATGTTTGTATCTGGTTCGTGTGATTCTACTGCCCGATTGTGGGATACTCGTGTTGCGAGTCGTGCTGTGCGGACATTTTACGGCCACGAGGGAGATGTAAATACTGTGAAGTTTTTCCCAGATGGTAACAGATTTGGCACTGGTTCAGAAGATGGCACATGCAGACTGTTTGATATTCGTACTGGGCATCAACTTCAGGTATACTACCAGCCGCATAGTGAAAATGAAGTTCCTCCCGTGACAACCATAGCTTTTTCCGTATCTGGAAGGCTTCTCTTTGCTGGGTATTCAAATGGTGATTGTTATGTTTGGGACACACTACTGGCAAAG GTGCAATATCAATATAATTTGTATGCTCTATATAGTATGAAAACGGGTGGAAGAAATAATGTGTTTGCTTGTTTATAG
- the LOC130806491 gene encoding transcription termination factor MTEF1, chloroplastic, producing MLLSYTITPAACYSRPRTSSYKHLPPCPPPPATVLRFHTLYREKLTYLRNLGIADLNTKSTNIRSHETLDQILSIIDYLKSKGFLDSDIPELASDCPKLFSSGLEPADVEPVFRFLATEVRASTPESRGLVLCCPELLFSNVEYCLKPTLAFLTSIGLEKLNSPTNLNAHLLNTRVGKLEAKIEFLMSIGFTYEESIKACVRLPAIFGYSIENNMWPKVEYLLDGMQRSIEEVKEFPQYFAFSLRGRIVPRYMHLKQRSVHISLKRMLLCGDDKFYAKWK from the coding sequence ATGCTACTCTCCTACACCATTACACCTGCAGCCTGTTACTCCCGCCCTCGAACATCTAGCTACAAACATCTGCCGCCTTGTCCTCCTCCTCCAGCCACCGTCCTTCGTTTTCACACACTATACCGTGAAAAATTAACCTACCTAAGAAACCTCGGCATTGCAGATCTTAATACCAAAAGCACCAATATCCGCTCTCATGAAACATTGGATCAAATTCTCTCCATCATCGACTACCTAAAATCGAAAGGCTTCTTAGACAGTGATATTCCGGAACTTGCTTCTGATTGCCCTAAACTCTTTTCGTCTGGCCTCGAGCCAGCTGATGTTGAACCGGTTTTCCGTTTCTTGGCTACTGAGGTTCGTGCATCAACTCCTGAATCTCGTGGACTCGTTCTCTGCTGTCCCGAGCTCTTGTTTTCTAATGTTGAGTATTGTTTGAAGCCAACACTCGCCTTTCTCACAAGTATAGGACTCGAGAAGCTGAACTCTCCCACTAATCTCAACGCTCATCTCTTAAACACACGCGTTGGTAAGCTTGAGGCCAAGATTGAGTTCTTAATGAGCATCGGGTTTACTTATGAAGAGTCGATAAAAGCGTGTGTGCGGTTGCCCGCTATTTTTGGTTATAGCATTGAAAATAATATGTGGCCAAAGGTTGAGTATTTGTTGGATGGGATGCAAAGGAGTATTGAAGAAGTAAAAGAATTTCCTCAGTACTTTGCTTTTAGCTTGAGAGGAAGAATAGTGCCAAGATATATGCATTTGAAGCAAAGGAGTGTTCACATCTCTTTGAAGAGGATGTTGTTATGTGGTGATGATAAGTTCTATGCTAAGTGGAAATGA